In Temnothorax longispinosus isolate EJ_2023e chromosome 2, Tlon_JGU_v1, whole genome shotgun sequence, one DNA window encodes the following:
- the LOC139808494 gene encoding short-chain dehydrogenase/reductase family 16C member 6-like: MFMMCMINIVQIYIYFVWLTLQILYYICQSVFNSIFGLYEKEVAGEIVLITGAGHGIGKELAIQYASLGAKVVCLDVNKHTNEETANQIGKNAYAYRCDVTKREEIFALAKKVKEEVGDVTILVNNAGIMPCRAFLDYTADEIEKIFNINVLAHFWMLQAFLPIMIEKNYGHVVALSSIAGIAGLPNLIPYSASKHAVQGLMDAIDNELRVTNKEKSQINFTTIYPYMVDTGLCKKPKINKMLKAFLLLSSTKDTAAQIIKAQRQNIRRKSIPSFWLSLVALVRLLPENAQISVTDFIDSGVEPS, translated from the exons ATG TTTATGATGTGTATGATCAATATcgtacaaatttatatatactttgtatGGCTTACGttgcaaattttatactaCATATGCCAAAGCGTATTCAACTCAATCTTCGGATTATATGAAAAGGAAGTGGCTGGTGAGATTGTTTTG ATAACAGGTGCAGGTCACGGTATAGGAAAGGAGTTGGCGATTCAATATGCGTCTTTGGGCGCGAAAGTGGTATGCTTAGATGTAAATAAACATACAAACGAGGAAACGGCCAAccaaattggaaaaaatgcATACGCTTATCG ATGTGATGTAACTAAAAGAGAAGAGATTTTTGCACTAGCTAAAAAAGTGAAGGAAGAAGTCGGCGATGTCACAATTTTAGTTAACAATGCTGGTATAATGCCATGTCGTGCTTTTCTAGATTATACAGCCGATGAAATCGAAAAAATCTTCAACATTAATGTGCTAGCCCACTTTTGG ATGTTGCAGGCATTTTTACCGAttatgatagaaaaaaattatggtcACGTCGTTGCACTCTCATCAATAGCAGGCATCGCAGGACTTCCCAACTTAATTCCTTATTCCGCTTCAAAGCATGCAGTCCAAG GTTTAATGGATGCCATTGATAATGAATTACGAGTAACAAATAAGGAAAAATCCCAAATTAATTTCACTACCATCTATCCTTACATGGTGGATACGGGACTTTGCAAAAagccaaaaataaataagat GTTAAAAGCATTCTTACTACTAAGTTCAACGAAAGATACAGCTGCACAAATAATTAAAGCGCAACGACAAAACATAAGAAGAAAATCTATCCCATCATTTTGGTTATCTCTCGTGGCACTTGTTAG gcTTTTGCCCGAAAATGCGCAAATTAGTGTAACAGATTTCATCGACTCTGGCGTCGAACCAAGCTAA
- the LOC139808814 gene encoding 17-beta-hydroxysteroid dehydrogenase 13-like isoform X3, with the protein MDSNYQATMIKIHNILLLLAEIFMLILKVLYYICKGVYKLVVPNKKKSVAGEIVLVTGAGHGIGKELAIKYASLGATVVCWDINEETNNETMNDIKNMGKNSVYAYRCDVADREEVFRVAEKVKKEVGDVTILVNNAGIAFVKSFLNHSDDEIRRVIDVNVTAHYWTLKAFLPNMIKKNYGHIVALSSVAGLVGAPYGTVYCPTKFAVKAIMEAMSEELNELSNGKSSVKFTTVYPALVLTGLSKKPKIRFPRLMGGLLPQDVASSIIDAQRRNYKNKSIPSHWLSLSKILRHLPDEALRCILVFFDTGVYPED; encoded by the exons ATGGATAGCAATTATCAA gcAACcatgataaaaatacataatatctTGCTACTTCTAGCAGAGATATTTATGCTTATCTTGAaagttctatattatatttgcaaagGTGTATACAAATTGGTCGTgccaaataagaaaaagagcgTAGCCGGTGAAATCGTTTTG GTAACAGGCGCAGGTCATGGCATCGGAAAAGAATTAGCGATTAAGTATGCATCGTTAGGAGCAACAGTAGTATGTTGGGATATTAATGAAGAAACCAACAATGAGACAATGaatgatattaaaaacatGGGAAAAAACTCTGTATATGCGTATCG ATGTGACGTAGCAGATAGGGAAGAGGTCTTTCGGGTAGccgagaaagtaaaaaaagaagtagGTGACGTTACTATCCTGGTCAATAATGCTGGTATAGCGTTTGTTAAATCATTCTTAAATCACAGTGATGATGAAATCAGACGAGTTATAGACGTCAATGTGACAGCGCATTATTGG ACATTGAAAGCATTCTTACCAAATATGATCAAAAAGAATTACGGTCATATTGTGGCACTTTCATCAGTAGCAGGACTTGTTGGCGCTCCTTATGGAACGGTTTACTGTCCTACAAAATTCGCAGTCAAAG CAATAATGGAAGCTATGTCTGAagaattaaatgaattaagTAACGGAAAATCCTCTGTTAAATTCACTACTGTTTATCCGGCTCTCGTACTTACTGGACTGAGTAAAAAGCCTAAAATTAG ATTCCCACGATTAATGGGAGGACTTTTACCGCAAGACGTGGCTTCGTCAATAATTGATGCGCAAAGacgaaattacaaaaataaaagcataCCTTCACATTGGCTATCCTTATCTAAGATATTAAG acattTACCAGACGAAGCATTAAGATGCATACTAGTCTTCTTCGATACAGGAGTTTATCcagaagattaa
- the LOC139808814 gene encoding short-chain dehydrogenase/reductase family 16C member 6-like isoform X1 — protein sequence MFMGHFLLVNVFLELILKATMIKIHNILLLLAEIFMLILKVLYYICKGVYKLVVPNKKKSVAGEIVLVTGAGHGIGKELAIKYASLGATVVCWDINEETNNETMNDIKNMGKNSVYAYRCDVADREEVFRVAEKVKKEVGDVTILVNNAGIAFVKSFLNHSDDEIRRVIDVNVTAHYWTLKAFLPNMIKKNYGHIVALSSVAGLVGAPYGTVYCPTKFAVKAIMEAMSEELNELSNGKSSVKFTTVYPALVLTGLSKKPKIRFPRLMGGLLPQDVASSIIDAQRRNYKNKSIPSHWLSLSKILRHLPDEALRCILVFFDTGVYPED from the exons ATGTTCATGGGACATTTTCTGCTTGTAAATGTGTTTCTGGAACTTATTCTCAAA gcAACcatgataaaaatacataatatctTGCTACTTCTAGCAGAGATATTTATGCTTATCTTGAaagttctatattatatttgcaaagGTGTATACAAATTGGTCGTgccaaataagaaaaagagcgTAGCCGGTGAAATCGTTTTG GTAACAGGCGCAGGTCATGGCATCGGAAAAGAATTAGCGATTAAGTATGCATCGTTAGGAGCAACAGTAGTATGTTGGGATATTAATGAAGAAACCAACAATGAGACAATGaatgatattaaaaacatGGGAAAAAACTCTGTATATGCGTATCG ATGTGACGTAGCAGATAGGGAAGAGGTCTTTCGGGTAGccgagaaagtaaaaaaagaagtagGTGACGTTACTATCCTGGTCAATAATGCTGGTATAGCGTTTGTTAAATCATTCTTAAATCACAGTGATGATGAAATCAGACGAGTTATAGACGTCAATGTGACAGCGCATTATTGG ACATTGAAAGCATTCTTACCAAATATGATCAAAAAGAATTACGGTCATATTGTGGCACTTTCATCAGTAGCAGGACTTGTTGGCGCTCCTTATGGAACGGTTTACTGTCCTACAAAATTCGCAGTCAAAG CAATAATGGAAGCTATGTCTGAagaattaaatgaattaagTAACGGAAAATCCTCTGTTAAATTCACTACTGTTTATCCGGCTCTCGTACTTACTGGACTGAGTAAAAAGCCTAAAATTAG ATTCCCACGATTAATGGGAGGACTTTTACCGCAAGACGTGGCTTCGTCAATAATTGATGCGCAAAGacgaaattacaaaaataaaagcataCCTTCACATTGGCTATCCTTATCTAAGATATTAAG acattTACCAGACGAAGCATTAAGATGCATACTAGTCTTCTTCGATACAGGAGTTTATCcagaagattaa
- the LOC139808814 gene encoding 17-beta-hydroxysteroid dehydrogenase 13-like isoform X2 gives MFMGHFLLATMIKIHNILLLLAEIFMLILKVLYYICKGVYKLVVPNKKKSVAGEIVLVTGAGHGIGKELAIKYASLGATVVCWDINEETNNETMNDIKNMGKNSVYAYRCDVADREEVFRVAEKVKKEVGDVTILVNNAGIAFVKSFLNHSDDEIRRVIDVNVTAHYWTLKAFLPNMIKKNYGHIVALSSVAGLVGAPYGTVYCPTKFAVKAIMEAMSEELNELSNGKSSVKFTTVYPALVLTGLSKKPKIRFPRLMGGLLPQDVASSIIDAQRRNYKNKSIPSHWLSLSKILRHLPDEALRCILVFFDTGVYPED, from the exons ATGTTCATGGGACATTTTCTGCTT gcAACcatgataaaaatacataatatctTGCTACTTCTAGCAGAGATATTTATGCTTATCTTGAaagttctatattatatttgcaaagGTGTATACAAATTGGTCGTgccaaataagaaaaagagcgTAGCCGGTGAAATCGTTTTG GTAACAGGCGCAGGTCATGGCATCGGAAAAGAATTAGCGATTAAGTATGCATCGTTAGGAGCAACAGTAGTATGTTGGGATATTAATGAAGAAACCAACAATGAGACAATGaatgatattaaaaacatGGGAAAAAACTCTGTATATGCGTATCG ATGTGACGTAGCAGATAGGGAAGAGGTCTTTCGGGTAGccgagaaagtaaaaaaagaagtagGTGACGTTACTATCCTGGTCAATAATGCTGGTATAGCGTTTGTTAAATCATTCTTAAATCACAGTGATGATGAAATCAGACGAGTTATAGACGTCAATGTGACAGCGCATTATTGG ACATTGAAAGCATTCTTACCAAATATGATCAAAAAGAATTACGGTCATATTGTGGCACTTTCATCAGTAGCAGGACTTGTTGGCGCTCCTTATGGAACGGTTTACTGTCCTACAAAATTCGCAGTCAAAG CAATAATGGAAGCTATGTCTGAagaattaaatgaattaagTAACGGAAAATCCTCTGTTAAATTCACTACTGTTTATCCGGCTCTCGTACTTACTGGACTGAGTAAAAAGCCTAAAATTAG ATTCCCACGATTAATGGGAGGACTTTTACCGCAAGACGTGGCTTCGTCAATAATTGATGCGCAAAGacgaaattacaaaaataaaagcataCCTTCACATTGGCTATCCTTATCTAAGATATTAAG acattTACCAGACGAAGCATTAAGATGCATACTAGTCTTCTTCGATACAGGAGTTTATCcagaagattaa
- the LOC139808814 gene encoding short-chain dehydrogenase/reductase family 16C member 6-like isoform X4, producing the protein MIKIHNILLLLAEIFMLILKVLYYICKGVYKLVVPNKKKSVAGEIVLVTGAGHGIGKELAIKYASLGATVVCWDINEETNNETMNDIKNMGKNSVYAYRCDVADREEVFRVAEKVKKEVGDVTILVNNAGIAFVKSFLNHSDDEIRRVIDVNVTAHYWTLKAFLPNMIKKNYGHIVALSSVAGLVGAPYGTVYCPTKFAVKAIMEAMSEELNELSNGKSSVKFTTVYPALVLTGLSKKPKIRFPRLMGGLLPQDVASSIIDAQRRNYKNKSIPSHWLSLSKILRHLPDEALRCILVFFDTGVYPED; encoded by the exons atgataaaaatacataatatctTGCTACTTCTAGCAGAGATATTTATGCTTATCTTGAaagttctatattatatttgcaaagGTGTATACAAATTGGTCGTgccaaataagaaaaagagcgTAGCCGGTGAAATCGTTTTG GTAACAGGCGCAGGTCATGGCATCGGAAAAGAATTAGCGATTAAGTATGCATCGTTAGGAGCAACAGTAGTATGTTGGGATATTAATGAAGAAACCAACAATGAGACAATGaatgatattaaaaacatGGGAAAAAACTCTGTATATGCGTATCG ATGTGACGTAGCAGATAGGGAAGAGGTCTTTCGGGTAGccgagaaagtaaaaaaagaagtagGTGACGTTACTATCCTGGTCAATAATGCTGGTATAGCGTTTGTTAAATCATTCTTAAATCACAGTGATGATGAAATCAGACGAGTTATAGACGTCAATGTGACAGCGCATTATTGG ACATTGAAAGCATTCTTACCAAATATGATCAAAAAGAATTACGGTCATATTGTGGCACTTTCATCAGTAGCAGGACTTGTTGGCGCTCCTTATGGAACGGTTTACTGTCCTACAAAATTCGCAGTCAAAG CAATAATGGAAGCTATGTCTGAagaattaaatgaattaagTAACGGAAAATCCTCTGTTAAATTCACTACTGTTTATCCGGCTCTCGTACTTACTGGACTGAGTAAAAAGCCTAAAATTAG ATTCCCACGATTAATGGGAGGACTTTTACCGCAAGACGTGGCTTCGTCAATAATTGATGCGCAAAGacgaaattacaaaaataaaagcataCCTTCACATTGGCTATCCTTATCTAAGATATTAAG acattTACCAGACGAAGCATTAAGATGCATACTAGTCTTCTTCGATACAGGAGTTTATCcagaagattaa
- the LOC139808812 gene encoding short-chain dehydrogenase/reductase family 16C member 6-like isoform X2, with translation MPEYQAVMVKAYNGALVLADVLLLILKILYYICESVYRFFVPSEEKSVAGEIVLITGTGHGIGKELALRYASLGATVVCWDVNQESNEETVNEIKKTGATAAYAYQCDVSKRENVLSVAERVKKEVGDVTILVNNAGIMPCHAFLDHTTDEIRRIFDINVLAHFWMLQAFLPSMIEKNHGHVVALSSLAGIGGIPNLVPYCASKFAVRGLMESISEELRVSSKGKSLIKFTTIYPYMVDTGLCKKPKVRFPNTMPLVSPGQAASQIILAQRRNYREKTVPPLWLSLNAIIRLFPDEATRSLVDFFDSGVEADS, from the exons AT gcCAGAATATCAAGCAGTCATGGTAAAAGCGTATAACGGCGCGTTGGTCCTGGCGGACGTTTTGCTACTTATTTTGAAGATCCTATATTACATTTGCGAGAGCGTGTATAGATTTTTCGTTCCATCAGAAGAAAAAAGCGTGGCCGGTGAGATCGTTTTG atAACAGGCACTGGTCATGGCATTGGAAAAGAGTTGGCTCTTCGTTATGCATCGCTGGGCGCAACGGTGGTCTGCTGGGACGTAAATCAGGAATCGAACGAAGAGACGGTGAACGAGATAAAGAAAACTGGAGCAACCGCGGCATATGCATATCA ATGTGACGTGTCGAAGAGAGAGAACGTCCTCAGCGTAGCCGAAAGAGTCAAGAAGGAAGTCGGTGACGTCACTATTTTAGTTAACAATGCTGGTATAATGCCTTGTCACGCATTTCTCGATCACACGACGGACGAAATTAGACGGATCTTCGACATTAACGTGCTGGCTCATTTCTGG ATGCTACAAGCATTTCTACCAAGcatgatagaaaaaaatcacgGCCACGTAGTTGCGCTCTCGTCACTGGCTGGAATCGGAGGCATTCCAAATTTAGTTCCCTACTGCGCTTCGAAATTCGCAGTCAGAG GACTTATGGAATCGATTAGCGAGGAACTACGAGTATCCAGCAAAGGAAAATCCTTAATCAAATTCACTACCATTTATCCGTATATGGTGGACACTGGACTTTGCAAGAAGCCGAAAGTAAG GTTCCCGAATACCATGCCGTTGGTTTCACCGGGGCAAGCAGCTTCACAAATAATTCTCGCGCAGAGGCGCAACTACCGCGAAAAAACTGTGCCTCCACTCTGGTTGTCACTAAACGCGATAATAAG aCTTTTTCCCGATGAAGCAACACGCAGCTTGGTAGACTTTTTTGACAGCGGTGTCGAAGCGGATAGCTAA
- the LOC139808812 gene encoding short-chain dehydrogenase/reductase family 16C member 6-like isoform X1, whose translation MVKAYNGALVLADVLLLILKILYYICESVYRFFVPSEEKSVAGEIVLITGTGHGIGKELALRYASLGATVVCWDVNQESNEETVNEIKKTGATAAYAYQCDVSKRENVLSVAERVKKEVGDVTILVNNAGIMPCHAFLDHTTDEIRRIFDINVLAHFWMLQAFLPSMIEKNHGHVVALSSLAGIGGIPNLVPYCASKFAVRGLMESISEELRVSSKGKSLIKFTTIYPYMVDTGLCKKPKVRFPNTMPLVSPGQAASQIILAQRRNYREKTVPPLWLSLNAIIRLFPDEATRSLVDFFDSGVEADS comes from the exons ATGGTAAAAGCGTATAACGGCGCGTTGGTCCTGGCGGACGTTTTGCTACTTATTTTGAAGATCCTATATTACATTTGCGAGAGCGTGTATAGATTTTTCGTTCCATCAGAAGAAAAAAGCGTGGCCGGTGAGATCGTTTTG atAACAGGCACTGGTCATGGCATTGGAAAAGAGTTGGCTCTTCGTTATGCATCGCTGGGCGCAACGGTGGTCTGCTGGGACGTAAATCAGGAATCGAACGAAGAGACGGTGAACGAGATAAAGAAAACTGGAGCAACCGCGGCATATGCATATCA ATGTGACGTGTCGAAGAGAGAGAACGTCCTCAGCGTAGCCGAAAGAGTCAAGAAGGAAGTCGGTGACGTCACTATTTTAGTTAACAATGCTGGTATAATGCCTTGTCACGCATTTCTCGATCACACGACGGACGAAATTAGACGGATCTTCGACATTAACGTGCTGGCTCATTTCTGG ATGCTACAAGCATTTCTACCAAGcatgatagaaaaaaatcacgGCCACGTAGTTGCGCTCTCGTCACTGGCTGGAATCGGAGGCATTCCAAATTTAGTTCCCTACTGCGCTTCGAAATTCGCAGTCAGAG GACTTATGGAATCGATTAGCGAGGAACTACGAGTATCCAGCAAAGGAAAATCCTTAATCAAATTCACTACCATTTATCCGTATATGGTGGACACTGGACTTTGCAAGAAGCCGAAAGTAAG GTTCCCGAATACCATGCCGTTGGTTTCACCGGGGCAAGCAGCTTCACAAATAATTCTCGCGCAGAGGCGCAACTACCGCGAAAAAACTGTGCCTCCACTCTGGTTGTCACTAAACGCGATAATAAG aCTTTTTCCCGATGAAGCAACACGCAGCTTGGTAGACTTTTTTGACAGCGGTGTCGAAGCGGATAGCTAA